The sequence CTTATGAATCTATGATTGAATTTGATTCATAAAATTGATCTAGTTTATAAATAAACTGTTGTGACATTATATAAAACTATAGAATATCAAAATTGTAAAATTAATAGATGCTAACGGTCTCAAATAGTTACTTGGGATTGTTTTTGTTTAAAACCTTTTATATATTCTGAGTAACGATTCACTATAACCTACTGTTTAATATTTTGTTACAAGCAAATGCAAGTATAATGATCCATAAACCTAAAACTTCAGTAGCTTCATTAAAACTGGATCGAGTGAGTTGCTGAAGGGGTAATACCTATACATGAGTACAATCTAAGTACAATTTACAGTACAACAGTACATATTAAATAATAATCAATTGTTTGAATAATCATTTTTTTTGATTGATAGTGATCACCATGTTCGTGGAAGGAACCTATAAAAAAGTGGGAATATTATTAACAATAGCAGTTTTACCTTTCTTATTTGGTTATGTTATTGTGACTTTTATCTTGTTTTCGGCTATAGCATTTTTAATGCAGTTTTTCAGAGATCCGAGGAGGGAAATACCTTCAGCTGAAGGAGTTGTTGTTGCACCTGCAGATGGAAGGATATTCACCGGTCGTATAGATAAAATCGAAAGGGTTGATCGTGACTATCCTCTTATGGAACATCTTTTAGAGGAGGGAGAGATGGGTGTTCGTATAAGTACATTCATGTCCCCATTCGATGTGCATGTGCAGCGGACACCCCTTTCAGGCGAAGTTGTGAAGACTAAGTACTGCCCTGGAAAATTTAGGATGGCATGGAAAAACGTTGAGAAGGAAAATGAAAAAAACTTAATAGTTATAGATTCAGATTATGGGAAGGTGGGAGTAATTCAGATAGCAGGTTTTGTAGCCCGAAGAATAGTTCAATATGTTCAACTGGGCGATAAACTTGAAATAGGGGACAAGCTGGGTATGATAAGATTTGGTTCCAGGGTGGACCTCATATTGCCCTATGGTAAATTTGATATCAAGGTCTCTGAAGGTCACAGACCCAAGGCTGGAGAAACCATCATGGCGGAACTCATCGAAAATGTCATGCTGGAATTGAATCAAAAACCAGAAAAAGTAACTCCTGAAACTACTTAAACTAAGACATGAATCATAAAAAGGATTTTAAAGGAGTTTAATTATGAATATGAAGGATTTTATTTCTTATGCAGATTTTGTTTCCCTAGGAAATGCTTCTTTTGGATTTTTATCCATTGTAATGGTCATGTCAGGGAATCTGATTCTTGCAGCAAAGTTTATGCTCATTGCGGTGATATTTGACTCGTTAGATGGTTGGGTTGCCAGACACACAAAAGGGGTTGATGAGTTTGGATTTGGAAAAAATATTGACTCACTGGCAGATGTGATATCCTTTGGTGTTGCACCTGGAATGCTTTTGTATTCTGCATGCGTAACATATTCCATACCATACATTAATATACTAGTATCTCTCCTAATAGTTATATGTGGGATATTAAGACTTGCAAGGTTCAATGTACTTGCAGATTTAACTGCAAATTCAAGTGGGGATAAATTCGT is a genomic window of Methanobacterium congolense containing:
- a CDS encoding archaetidylserine decarboxylase, whose product is MFVEGTYKKVGILLTIAVLPFLFGYVIVTFILFSAIAFLMQFFRDPRREIPSAEGVVVAPADGRIFTGRIDKIERVDRDYPLMEHLLEEGEMGVRISTFMSPFDVHVQRTPLSGEVVKTKYCPGKFRMAWKNVEKENEKNLIVIDSDYGKVGVIQIAGFVARRIVQYVQLGDKLEIGDKLGMIRFGSRVDLILPYGKFDIKVSEGHRPKAGETIMAELIENVMLELNQKPEKVTPETT
- a CDS encoding archaetidylserine synthase, translated to MKDFISYADFVSLGNASFGFLSIVMVMSGNLILAAKFMLIAVIFDSLDGWVARHTKGVDEFGFGKNIDSLADVISFGVAPGMLLYSACVTYSIPYINILVSLLIVICGILRLARFNVLADLTANSSGDKFVGLPIPSTALILGSFYISGIFQMDLALVMMMVVSLFMISTVEYPKFKGALVVAVGSILIVSTCLPQNILSIIAYFPAKILFVLAVTYLLAVPVMDLYANLRRSGPNVR